A window of Corallococcus macrosporus DSM 14697 contains these coding sequences:
- a CDS encoding tetratricopeptide repeat protein, with the protein MNGRALKQKPVSQWWWVAALGLAVSGCRTTGSAAREEPRAASGPKQELHFDAVTVTADLELDKLNDEELFAGGTSAFAANDFQQAARYFGRLVDFFPDSRHRRAALYNAGLAHQRLKEWEEAGHRFSELADAARGQGDALDAAFRVAEVDYHLERYEQAATLLGTIAAREDLPLNRRLEAQVQQGICQLESGAPDTAEVTLRKALTTYDALEDKGEVDDYFPAQAHFFIGELYRLHYDGVKLDPAKGADKLAQDLNYKAELLLSAQGHYLRSIRVGNGYWATAAGSQIGALYENLYEHMVNSPAPSELDASEAEIYRQELRKKIRVLLTKSINIYERTLETAERIGSQSTFVDRTRESLAKVKALLLADAEGEPASAAPASTGDEPHT; encoded by the coding sequence TTGAACGGGAGAGCGCTGAAGCAGAAGCCTGTCAGCCAGTGGTGGTGGGTGGCCGCGCTGGGGCTCGCCGTGTCCGGGTGCCGGACGACGGGCTCCGCCGCGCGGGAGGAGCCGCGGGCGGCGAGCGGCCCCAAGCAGGAGCTCCACTTCGACGCGGTGACGGTGACGGCGGACCTGGAGCTGGACAAGCTCAACGACGAGGAGCTCTTCGCGGGCGGCACCTCGGCGTTCGCCGCGAACGACTTCCAGCAGGCCGCGCGCTACTTCGGCCGGCTCGTGGACTTCTTCCCCGACAGCCGACACCGCCGCGCGGCGCTCTACAACGCGGGCCTCGCCCACCAGCGCCTCAAGGAGTGGGAGGAAGCGGGCCACCGCTTCTCGGAGCTGGCGGACGCGGCCAGGGGCCAGGGCGACGCGCTCGACGCGGCCTTCCGCGTGGCGGAGGTGGACTACCACCTGGAGCGCTACGAGCAGGCCGCGACGTTGCTGGGCACCATCGCCGCGCGAGAGGACCTCCCCCTCAACCGCCGCCTGGAGGCGCAGGTGCAGCAGGGCATCTGCCAGTTGGAGAGCGGCGCGCCCGACACCGCCGAGGTCACGCTGCGCAAGGCGCTCACCACCTATGACGCCCTGGAGGACAAGGGCGAGGTGGATGACTACTTCCCCGCCCAGGCCCACTTCTTCATCGGCGAGCTGTACCGGCTCCACTACGACGGCGTGAAGCTGGACCCGGCGAAGGGCGCGGACAAGCTCGCCCAGGACCTCAACTACAAGGCCGAGCTGCTCCTGTCCGCCCAGGGGCACTACCTGCGCTCCATCCGCGTGGGCAACGGCTACTGGGCCACCGCCGCGGGCTCGCAGATTGGCGCGCTATACGAAAACCTCTACGAGCACATGGTGAACTCGCCGGCGCCCTCGGAGCTGGACGCCAGCGAGGCGGAAATCTACCGGCAGGAGCTGCGCAAGAAGATTCGCGTGCTGCTCACCAAGTCCATCAACATCTACGAGCGCACGCTGGAGACGGCCGAGCGCATCGGCTCGCAGAGCACCTTCGTGGACCGCACCCGTGAGAGCCTGGCCAAGGTGAAGGCCCTGCTGCTGGCGGACGCGGAGGGCGAGCCCGCGTCGGCCGCGCCCGCCTCCACGGGGGACGAGCCGCACACCTGA
- a CDS encoding M48 family metalloprotease → MEPLFTPEQLAEIHAFHRPIYIRAAVAPFANLALLLLILGVLVQPLHRLSVAIAAGLERRLGFLRTTPVSRAFFHAMDRLWGEPGWGAAVLFALSTHLFVSLLFLPVDVWFSYTLEHRHGMSTQTPATFAYDMLKGQLMAAFAISALVIGMFGLARKLRNWWLVLGVPVALLLLISGALDPYRSRLFYKQKPLPDGPLRTRIVELMDKADIAFADVLVEETSVASRRLQAYFAGQGPTRTIVLNDIILKELSEDEVLAAVAHEAGHVHESKWPARAASSLALVALLFALDRLLRLSAARGWFGATRFADIRNLPLISLLFFLLMLTARPVSGAFSREREYEADRYALRLTGDVASFRRMLVKAARVNKMDPAPPRWLVLKGMSHPPIGERIASLPPS, encoded by the coding sequence ATGGAGCCCCTCTTCACGCCCGAGCAACTGGCGGAGATTCACGCCTTCCACCGGCCCATCTACATCCGGGCCGCGGTCGCGCCCTTCGCCAACCTGGCCCTGCTGCTGCTCATCCTGGGTGTGCTCGTCCAGCCGCTCCACCGGCTGTCCGTGGCGATCGCCGCGGGCCTGGAGCGGCGGCTCGGCTTCCTCCGCACCACCCCGGTCAGCCGCGCCTTCTTCCACGCCATGGACCGGCTGTGGGGTGAGCCGGGCTGGGGCGCCGCGGTGCTCTTCGCCCTCTCCACGCACCTGTTCGTGTCGCTCTTGTTCCTGCCGGTGGACGTCTGGTTCAGCTACACGCTGGAGCACCGGCACGGCATGTCCACGCAGACGCCCGCCACCTTCGCCTACGACATGCTCAAGGGGCAACTGATGGCGGCCTTCGCCATCTCCGCGCTCGTCATCGGCATGTTCGGCCTGGCGCGCAAGCTGCGCAACTGGTGGCTGGTGCTGGGGGTGCCCGTGGCCCTGCTGCTCCTCATCTCCGGCGCGCTGGACCCGTACCGCAGCCGCCTCTTCTACAAGCAGAAGCCGCTGCCCGACGGCCCCCTGCGCACCCGCATCGTGGAGCTCATGGACAAGGCCGACATCGCCTTCGCCGATGTCCTGGTGGAGGAGACCTCCGTCGCCTCACGCCGGCTCCAGGCCTACTTCGCCGGGCAGGGGCCCACGCGCACCATCGTCCTCAACGACATCATCCTCAAGGAGCTCTCCGAGGATGAAGTCCTGGCCGCGGTGGCCCATGAAGCGGGCCATGTGCACGAGTCGAAGTGGCCCGCCCGCGCCGCCTCGTCGCTGGCGCTGGTGGCCCTGCTCTTCGCGCTCGACCGGCTCCTGCGCCTGTCCGCGGCGCGCGGCTGGTTCGGCGCCACGCGGTTCGCGGACATCCGAAACCTCCCCCTCATCTCCCTGCTCTTCTTCCTCTTGATGCTGACCGCCAGGCCCGTCTCCGGCGCCTTCTCCCGGGAACGGGAGTACGAGGCCGACCGGTACGCGCTGCGCCTCACCGGCGACGTGGCGTCCTTCCGCCGCATGCTGGTGAAGGCCGCGCGCGTCAACAAGATGGACCCCGCCCCCCCTCGCTGGCTCGTCCTCAAGGGCATGAGCCATCCGCCCATCGGCGAACGGATTGCCTCGCTTCCTCCGTCCTGA
- a CDS encoding tetratricopeptide repeat protein — MGRIIKHEGAVAMRMERGVVQGLKAFARGEATWAEVEGMTFEEAKAIAQVGCDLAAAGRLEEARILFEGLVEGNPKDAAARAALGTVYQKLGRLDEAISEYSAALEREPDNPVALANRGELYLRKGERQGFTDLANAVEADPHGETAGGRRARALVKAITLVAVEKLKENSQA; from the coding sequence ATGGGACGCATCATCAAACACGAAGGAGCGGTGGCCATGCGGATGGAGCGCGGCGTGGTGCAGGGCTTGAAGGCGTTCGCCCGGGGGGAGGCGACGTGGGCGGAAGTGGAGGGGATGACGTTCGAGGAGGCGAAGGCCATTGCCCAGGTGGGGTGTGACCTGGCGGCGGCGGGGCGCCTGGAGGAGGCGCGCATCCTCTTCGAGGGCCTGGTGGAGGGGAACCCGAAGGACGCGGCGGCGCGCGCGGCGCTGGGCACGGTGTACCAGAAGCTGGGCAGGCTGGACGAAGCCATCTCCGAGTACAGCGCCGCGCTGGAGCGCGAGCCGGACAACCCGGTGGCGTTGGCGAACCGCGGCGAGCTCTACCTGCGCAAGGGGGAGCGGCAGGGCTTCACGGACCTGGCGAACGCCGTGGAGGCGGACCCGCATGGTGAGACGGCGGGGGGACGCCGGGCGCGTGCGCTGGTGAAGGCCATCACCCTGGTGGCCGTGGAGAAGCTGAAGGAGAACTCGCAGGCGTAG
- the ruvX gene encoding Holliday junction resolvase RuvX, translating into MRTMGLDLGTKTIGVAVSDGLGLTAQGVTTVRRTSLKADLAALAAVVAGHEVTHVVLGLPLNMDGSEGPRAEASRKFADTLAQSLGVTVELWDERLSTVAATRTLLEADVSRARRREVIDQVAAQFILQGWLDARRPSDTDYHPDDYEPDDFEPSR; encoded by the coding sequence ATGCGCACCATGGGCCTGGACCTGGGCACCAAGACGATTGGAGTCGCCGTTTCGGACGGCCTGGGCCTCACGGCCCAGGGCGTCACCACCGTTCGCCGGACGTCGCTCAAGGCGGACCTCGCGGCGCTGGCCGCCGTGGTGGCCGGGCACGAGGTGACGCACGTCGTCCTGGGCCTGCCGCTCAACATGGATGGCAGCGAGGGCCCGCGCGCGGAGGCGTCCCGGAAGTTCGCGGACACGCTCGCCCAGTCACTGGGCGTGACGGTGGAGCTCTGGGACGAGCGGCTGTCGACCGTGGCCGCCACGCGGACCCTGCTCGAAGCGGACGTCAGCCGCGCCCGCCGCCGCGAGGTCATTGACCAGGTGGCGGCGCAGTTCATCCTCCAAGGCTGGCTGGATGCCCGCCGGCCCTCGGACACCGACTACCACCCCGACGACTACGAGCCGGACGACTTCGAGCCCAGCCGCTGA
- a CDS encoding ArnT family glycosyltransferase, whose product MKSAVLSEQGNGGRWLGFGPCLRILPRVMATAPAPFSVSPPSAPGLSAVPAPLHEPGTRLLVGLLLVAALVPRLGVFFVNENLFGDAVVRTELAERWFRAPHLITAYGDGAYQFGPLHMYLVGAALSVFDREVAGRVVSLLFGVLSVVPLFALTRRLFGWRAGVVAGLSFAAWGMHMQFSTTACSEAVSLFFMLATFAFYAEGVDENRFLPLFQAALMLNLACALRYDAWMYMPLLTLALCFSSEDKVVSLTRAVGFGLACLPFPLLWMQGNELMHGNPFFPVMAVEDFHRNWVKSSMGSGPTVLWRLQQLTFWPGIALLTLSPLVALLGMAGMVRAWRSRPDTRWLVAAAVIPAAYFTFRAAVLLTFVPLGRFTVTQVALVPVFVAFGFAGLVGTRGGPGLRKALAGVTALVAVAAPVAMGVYTFRADGPLQTTLRPISPTSTNPVALMQVARFLKTEVAAKGGAAALDIDPNYLDLQLAFFSGLPEERLARVRWDTFRQRLREARPEVLVRFDGGTLAKDAGVKLEGRSLVLDGVAYQELEGFTAPMHVYRRQP is encoded by the coding sequence GTGAAGTCGGCCGTGCTCTCCGAGCAGGGGAACGGTGGGCGTTGGCTTGGCTTTGGGCCGTGCCTGCGTATCCTGCCGCGCGTCATGGCCACCGCCCCCGCCCCCTTCTCCGTTTCGCCCCCCTCCGCACCTGGCCTGTCCGCGGTGCCTGCCCCTCTGCACGAGCCGGGCACCCGGCTGCTGGTAGGGCTGTTGCTGGTGGCGGCGTTGGTGCCCCGGCTGGGCGTGTTCTTCGTCAACGAGAACCTCTTCGGTGACGCGGTGGTGCGTACGGAGCTGGCGGAGCGCTGGTTCCGGGCGCCGCACCTCATCACCGCCTACGGGGACGGGGCCTACCAGTTCGGTCCACTGCACATGTACCTGGTGGGCGCGGCGCTGTCGGTGTTCGACCGGGAGGTCGCGGGCCGCGTGGTGAGCCTGCTCTTCGGCGTGTTGTCGGTGGTGCCGTTGTTCGCGTTGACGCGGCGGCTCTTCGGATGGCGCGCGGGCGTGGTGGCCGGGCTGTCCTTCGCCGCGTGGGGCATGCACATGCAGTTCTCCACCACGGCGTGCAGCGAGGCGGTGTCCCTCTTCTTCATGCTGGCCACCTTCGCCTTCTACGCGGAAGGGGTGGACGAGAACCGCTTCCTGCCCCTGTTCCAGGCGGCGCTGATGCTCAACCTGGCCTGCGCGCTCCGTTACGACGCGTGGATGTACATGCCGCTGCTCACGCTGGCGCTGTGCTTCAGCAGCGAGGACAAGGTGGTCTCCCTCACCCGGGCCGTGGGCTTCGGGCTGGCGTGCCTGCCGTTCCCCCTGCTGTGGATGCAGGGCAACGAGCTGATGCACGGCAACCCGTTCTTCCCGGTGATGGCGGTGGAGGACTTCCACCGGAACTGGGTGAAGTCGTCCATGGGCTCGGGGCCGACGGTGCTCTGGCGGCTGCAGCAACTCACGTTCTGGCCCGGCATCGCCCTGCTCACGCTGTCTCCCCTGGTGGCGCTCCTGGGCATGGCGGGCATGGTCCGCGCGTGGCGCTCGCGTCCGGACACGCGGTGGCTGGTGGCCGCGGCGGTGATTCCCGCCGCCTACTTCACCTTCCGCGCGGCGGTGTTGTTGACCTTCGTTCCGCTGGGCCGCTTCACGGTGACGCAGGTCGCGCTGGTCCCCGTCTTCGTGGCCTTTGGCTTCGCCGGGCTGGTGGGGACGCGCGGAGGGCCCGGGCTGCGCAAGGCCCTGGCGGGCGTGACGGCGTTGGTCGCCGTGGCGGCGCCGGTGGCGATGGGCGTCTATACGTTCCGTGCCGACGGGCCCCTCCAGACCACGCTGCGGCCCATCAGCCCGACCTCCACGAACCCCGTGGCGTTGATGCAGGTGGCGAGGTTCCTGAAGACGGAGGTCGCCGCCAAGGGCGGCGCCGCGGCGCTCGACATCGACCCGAACTACCTGGACCTGCAGCTCGCCTTCTTCTCCGGTCTTCCGGAGGAGCGGCTGGCGCGCGTGCGCTGGGACACCTTCCGCCAGCGCCTGCGGGAGGCCCGCCCGGAGGTGCTGGTCCGCTTCGACGGCGGCACGCTGGCCAAGGACGCCGGCGTGAAGCTGGAGGGGCGCTCCCTGGTGCTGGACGGCGTGGCCTACCAGGAGCTGGAGGGCTTCACCGCGCCGATGCACGTGTACCGGCGCCAGCCATAG
- a CDS encoding PrkA family serine protein kinase, with amino-acid sequence MKDAEKGSWVSRIAALQDAKTYAELNWEGSFEEYLEIVRQNPKVTRTAFQRIYDMILSHGKTEYIDNKKKLIRYHFFSDEKFGGRDAIFGLDVPLMKLVNVFKSAAQGYGTEKRVILLHGPVGSSKSTIARLLKKGTEDYSKTPEGAAYTFSWLTDKKGADGAPVKEKMKCPMNEEPLNLIPKEWRSKIHAELSPPESGYTIPDGSELCPACRFVFKELMTQYQGDFAKVMGHIRVNRLVFSEKDRVGIGTFQPKDEKNQDSTELTGDINYRKIAEYGSDSDPRAFNFDGEFNIANRGIIEFVEVLKLDVAFLYDLLGASQEHKIKPKKFPQTDIDEVILGHTNEPEYKKLENNEFMEALRDRTVKIDVPYITKLSEEVKIYEKDFNSRAIKGKHIAPHTLEMAAMWAVLTRLEEPKKHNLSLLQKLKLYNGKTLPNFTEDNIKELRKESNREGLEGISPRYIQDKISNALVSDKGEGCINPFMVLNELEAGLKTHSLINNEDVRKGMKELLTAVKQEYEDIVKNEVQRAISADEDAIAKLCGNYIDNIKAYTQKEKVKNKYTGLYEEPDERLMRSIEEKIDIPDTRKDDFRREIMNYIGALAVEGKTFNYRTNERLHKSLELKLFEDQKDSIKLKNLVSSVVDKETQEKIDLVKDRMMKNYGYCEICSTDVLNFVASIFARGDAKE; translated from the coding sequence ATGAAGGATGCTGAGAAGGGTTCGTGGGTCTCCAGAATCGCCGCCTTGCAGGACGCGAAGACCTACGCGGAGCTCAACTGGGAAGGTTCGTTCGAGGAGTACCTCGAAATCGTCCGGCAGAACCCCAAGGTCACCCGCACCGCCTTCCAGAGGATCTACGACATGATCCTCAGCCACGGAAAGACGGAGTACATCGACAACAAGAAGAAGCTCATCCGCTACCACTTCTTCAGTGACGAGAAGTTCGGCGGCCGGGACGCCATCTTCGGGCTCGATGTCCCGCTCATGAAGCTGGTCAACGTCTTCAAGTCCGCCGCCCAGGGCTACGGCACCGAGAAGCGCGTCATCCTCCTCCATGGTCCGGTGGGCTCGTCCAAGTCCACCATCGCCCGCCTGCTGAAGAAGGGCACCGAGGACTACTCCAAGACGCCGGAGGGCGCCGCGTACACCTTCTCCTGGCTCACCGACAAGAAGGGCGCCGACGGCGCCCCGGTGAAGGAGAAGATGAAGTGCCCGATGAACGAGGAGCCGCTCAACCTCATCCCCAAGGAGTGGCGCTCCAAGATCCACGCCGAGCTGTCCCCGCCGGAGTCCGGCTACACCATCCCGGACGGCTCCGAGCTGTGCCCCGCCTGCCGCTTCGTCTTCAAGGAACTGATGACGCAGTACCAGGGTGACTTCGCCAAGGTGATGGGCCACATCCGCGTCAACCGGCTCGTCTTCAGTGAGAAGGACCGCGTGGGCATTGGCACCTTCCAGCCCAAGGACGAGAAGAACCAGGACTCCACCGAGCTCACCGGCGACATCAACTACCGGAAGATCGCCGAGTACGGCTCCGACTCCGACCCGCGCGCCTTCAACTTCGACGGCGAGTTCAACATCGCCAACCGCGGCATCATCGAGTTCGTCGAGGTGCTGAAGCTGGACGTCGCGTTCCTCTACGACCTGCTCGGCGCGTCGCAGGAGCACAAAATCAAGCCGAAGAAGTTCCCGCAGACGGACATCGACGAGGTCATCCTCGGCCACACCAACGAGCCCGAGTACAAGAAGCTCGAGAACAACGAGTTCATGGAGGCGCTCCGGGACCGCACGGTGAAGATCGACGTGCCGTACATCACCAAGCTGTCGGAGGAGGTGAAGATCTACGAGAAGGACTTCAACTCCCGCGCCATCAAGGGCAAGCACATTGCCCCGCACACGCTGGAGATGGCCGCCATGTGGGCCGTCCTCACGCGCCTGGAGGAGCCCAAGAAGCACAACCTGTCGCTGCTCCAGAAGCTCAAGCTCTACAACGGCAAGACGCTCCCGAACTTCACCGAGGACAACATCAAGGAGCTGCGCAAGGAGAGCAACCGCGAGGGCCTGGAGGGCATCTCCCCGCGCTACATCCAGGACAAGATCTCCAACGCCCTGGTGAGCGACAAGGGCGAGGGCTGCATCAACCCCTTCATGGTCCTCAACGAGCTGGAGGCCGGCCTCAAGACGCACTCGCTCATCAACAACGAGGACGTGCGCAAGGGGATGAAGGAGCTGCTCACGGCGGTGAAGCAGGAGTACGAGGACATCGTCAAGAACGAGGTCCAGCGCGCCATCTCCGCGGACGAGGACGCCATCGCCAAGCTGTGCGGCAACTACATCGACAACATCAAGGCCTACACCCAGAAGGAGAAGGTCAAGAACAAGTACACCGGCCTCTACGAGGAGCCCGATGAGCGGCTGATGCGGTCCATCGAGGAGAAGATCGACATCCCCGACACCCGCAAGGACGACTTCCGCCGCGAAATCATGAACTACATCGGCGCGCTGGCCGTGGAGGGGAAGACCTTCAACTACCGGACCAATGAGCGGCTCCACAAGTCGCTGGAGCTGAAGCTGTTCGAGGACCAGAAGGACAGCATCAAGCTCAAGAACCTGGTGTCCTCCGTCGTGGACAAGGAGACGCAGGAGAAGATCGACCTGGTGAAGGACCGGATGATGAAGAACTACGGGTACTGCGAGATCTGCTCCACCGACGTGCTGAACTTCGTGGCGAGCATCTTCGCCCGCGGCGACGCGAAGGAGTAA
- a CDS encoding DUF444 family protein: MTLKIHQDHSRFKQIVRGKIKANLRKYVQKGEMIGKKGKDAISIPIPFIDIPRFKYGHKEQGGVGQGDGEVGQQLGPGAVEPGEGHQAGQGEGDHALEVDVTLDELAQILGEELQLPHIERRQSERIVTQKIRYTGVNTTGPESLRHFKRTFKQALRRQIAAGTYDPARPVIIPTREDRRYRSYKLQDLPDTNAVIIYMMDVSGSMGDEQKEIVRIESFWLDTWLRHQYKGLEARYIIHDAVAREVDRDTFFHTRESGGTMISSAYKLCRDIILADYPKSAWNIYPFHFSDGDNWSADDTRQCIEMLRDDVLPNVNQFAYGQVESPYGSGQFIKDLREAVGESSNVALSEIADKDAIYASIKDFLGKGR, encoded by the coding sequence GTGACCTTGAAGATTCACCAGGACCACTCCCGCTTCAAACAGATTGTCCGGGGGAAGATCAAAGCCAACCTGCGCAAGTACGTGCAGAAGGGGGAGATGATTGGCAAGAAGGGGAAGGACGCCATCTCCATCCCCATCCCCTTCATCGACATCCCCCGCTTCAAGTACGGCCACAAGGAGCAGGGTGGCGTCGGCCAGGGTGACGGCGAGGTCGGCCAGCAGCTCGGCCCCGGGGCGGTGGAGCCCGGAGAGGGCCACCAGGCCGGCCAGGGCGAGGGAGACCACGCCCTGGAGGTGGACGTCACGCTCGACGAGCTCGCCCAGATTCTGGGCGAGGAGCTGCAGCTCCCCCACATCGAGCGGCGGCAGAGCGAGCGCATCGTCACCCAGAAGATCCGCTACACCGGCGTCAACACCACCGGCCCGGAGTCGCTGCGGCACTTCAAGCGGACCTTCAAGCAGGCCCTGCGGCGGCAGATCGCCGCGGGCACGTATGACCCGGCGCGGCCCGTCATCATCCCCACGCGCGAGGACCGCCGCTACCGCAGCTACAAGCTGCAGGACCTGCCGGACACCAACGCGGTCATCATCTACATGATGGACGTGTCCGGCTCCATGGGTGACGAGCAGAAGGAGATCGTCCGCATCGAGAGCTTCTGGCTCGATACGTGGCTGCGCCACCAATACAAGGGCCTGGAGGCGCGCTACATCATCCACGACGCGGTGGCGCGCGAGGTGGACCGGGACACGTTCTTCCACACCCGCGAGTCCGGCGGCACGATGATCTCCAGCGCCTACAAGCTCTGCCGGGACATCATCCTGGCGGACTACCCGAAGAGCGCGTGGAACATCTACCCGTTCCACTTCAGCGACGGGGACAACTGGAGCGCGGATGACACGCGGCAGTGCATCGAGATGCTGCGCGATGACGTGCTGCCCAACGTCAACCAGTTCGCCTACGGCCAGGTGGAGTCCCCTTACGGCAGCGGCCAGTTCATCAAGGATTTGCGCGAGGCGGTGGGAGAGTCGTCCAACGTCGCGCTGAGCGAAATCGCGGACAAGGACGCCATCTACGCGTCCATCAAGGACTTCCTCGGCAAGGGCCGCTGA
- a CDS encoding SpoVR family protein, with translation MPKSLTPRLAALRDEIHGYAKEFGLDFFDTRFEMVSYDEMNMVAAYGGFPTRYPHWRWGMEYEQLAKGYEYGLSKIYELVINNDPCYAYLMESNPEVDQKLVMAHVYGHCDFFKNNFSFRHTNRRMIDEMANHATRVRRWVDKIGVEKVEDFIDRTLSLENLIDQHAPHIRRNPDPRKAEDELKANERVEGFKVGREYMRGYINPSEFLDSQRKKVEDEKQRAKKFPERPQRDVLLFLLEEAPLEPWEADILAILRDEAYYFAPQGQTKIMNEGWASYWHSTIMTRRALKDDEIIDYADHHSGTMGTRPGAINPYKLGIELWRDIEERWNKGRFGKEWDECDDLRARRAWDKKLGAGREKIFEVRKHYNDITFIDTFLTPEFAMEQKLFVYGFNDKRNSWEILDREFKKVKNKLLQGLTNFGQPIIEVVDGNFENRSELLLAHRHDGQDLKGDYARETLRNLQSLWRRPVNILTRYDNKGAMLRFDGQSHSERKVEL, from the coding sequence ATGCCCAAGAGCCTCACCCCCCGCCTCGCCGCGCTCCGGGACGAAATCCATGGCTACGCCAAGGAGTTCGGCCTGGACTTCTTCGACACCCGCTTCGAGATGGTGTCCTACGACGAGATGAACATGGTGGCCGCCTACGGCGGCTTCCCCACCCGCTACCCCCACTGGCGCTGGGGCATGGAGTACGAGCAGCTCGCCAAGGGCTACGAGTACGGGCTGAGCAAGATCTACGAGCTCGTCATCAACAATGACCCTTGCTACGCCTACTTGATGGAGAGCAACCCGGAGGTGGACCAGAAGCTCGTCATGGCCCACGTCTACGGACACTGCGACTTCTTCAAGAACAACTTCTCCTTCCGGCACACCAACCGCCGGATGATTGACGAGATGGCCAACCACGCCACGCGGGTGCGGCGCTGGGTGGACAAGATTGGCGTGGAGAAGGTCGAGGACTTCATCGACCGGACGCTGAGCCTGGAGAACCTCATCGACCAGCACGCGCCGCACATCCGGCGCAACCCGGACCCGAGGAAGGCCGAGGACGAGCTCAAGGCCAACGAGCGCGTGGAGGGCTTCAAGGTGGGCCGCGAGTACATGCGCGGCTACATCAACCCGTCCGAGTTCCTCGACTCGCAGCGCAAGAAGGTGGAGGACGAGAAGCAGCGCGCCAAGAAGTTCCCCGAGCGCCCCCAGCGCGACGTGCTGCTCTTCCTGCTGGAGGAGGCCCCGCTGGAGCCGTGGGAGGCGGACATCCTCGCCATCCTGCGTGACGAGGCCTACTACTTCGCGCCCCAGGGCCAGACGAAGATCATGAACGAGGGGTGGGCCAGCTACTGGCACTCCACCATCATGACGCGCCGGGCCCTCAAGGACGACGAAATCATCGACTACGCGGACCACCACTCCGGCACCATGGGGACGCGCCCGGGCGCCATCAACCCGTACAAGCTGGGCATCGAGCTGTGGCGGGACATCGAGGAGCGGTGGAACAAGGGCCGCTTCGGCAAGGAGTGGGACGAGTGCGACGACCTCCGCGCGCGCCGCGCCTGGGACAAGAAGCTGGGCGCCGGCCGTGAAAAAATCTTCGAGGTCCGCAAGCACTACAACGACATCACCTTCATCGACACGTTCCTGACGCCCGAGTTCGCGATGGAGCAGAAGCTCTTCGTGTACGGCTTCAACGACAAGCGCAACTCGTGGGAAATCTTGGACCGCGAGTTCAAGAAGGTGAAGAACAAGCTCCTGCAGGGGCTCACCAACTTCGGCCAGCCCATCATCGAGGTGGTGGACGGCAACTTCGAGAACCGCAGCGAGCTGCTGCTGGCGCACCGCCACGACGGCCAGGACCTCAAGGGGGACTACGCGCGCGAGACGCTGCGCAACCTCCAGTCCCTGTGGCGCCGGCCCGTCAACATCCTCACGCGGTACGACAACAAGGGCGCCATGCTGCGCTTCGACGGGCAGAGCCACTCCGAGCGGAAGGTGGAGCTCTGA
- a CDS encoding M23 family metallopeptidase: MRIASLLCLAAALLASTSEAAVRYVIKNRRIEPNQTLAKALHDAQLPDAQVAAVISALEGVFDFRKSRVGDQLRLVMRDGELDFFDYRQSMVDEWQVRRDGEKYVGSKRAIEVEKQVAVVALEIQSSLYEAAVDAGEDPAIGMVLADVFAWDIDFYRDVRKGDTARALVEKFVSKGRLLRYGDVLAATYAGGLVGDKKVFRYVLPDGQPNYFNEEGASAKKTFLKTPLKYANITSRFGSRFHPVLKYLKAHNGVDYGTPIGTPVWAVADGTVTQAGYAGAAGNMVVIRHANGFETQYMHLSRFGEGVRAGARVRQKQVIAYSGNTGRSTGPHLHFGLKRHGKYTNPLNQQYPRADPLPKELLPDFLAKAQELTAQMEAVSVAAVAGKAAALP, translated from the coding sequence ATGCGAATCGCCTCCCTGCTCTGCCTGGCCGCCGCGCTGCTGGCCTCGACGTCCGAAGCCGCTGTCCGCTACGTCATCAAGAACCGCCGCATCGAGCCGAACCAGACGCTCGCCAAGGCGCTTCACGACGCGCAGCTCCCGGACGCGCAGGTGGCCGCGGTCATCTCCGCGCTGGAGGGCGTGTTCGACTTCCGCAAGTCGCGCGTGGGCGACCAGCTGCGGCTCGTCATGCGCGACGGGGAGCTGGACTTCTTCGACTACCGCCAGAGCATGGTGGACGAGTGGCAGGTCCGCCGCGACGGCGAGAAGTACGTGGGCAGCAAGCGCGCCATCGAGGTGGAGAAGCAGGTCGCCGTCGTCGCGCTGGAAATCCAGTCGTCGCTGTACGAGGCGGCGGTGGACGCGGGCGAGGACCCGGCCATCGGCATGGTGCTGGCGGACGTGTTCGCCTGGGACATCGACTTCTACCGCGACGTGCGCAAGGGCGACACGGCGCGCGCGCTGGTGGAGAAGTTCGTCTCCAAGGGCCGGCTGCTGCGCTACGGCGACGTGCTGGCCGCGACGTACGCGGGCGGCCTGGTGGGCGACAAGAAGGTGTTCCGCTACGTGCTCCCGGACGGGCAGCCCAACTACTTCAACGAGGAGGGCGCCAGCGCGAAGAAGACCTTCCTCAAGACGCCGCTGAAGTACGCCAACATCACCAGCCGCTTCGGCTCGCGCTTCCACCCGGTGCTCAAGTACCTCAAGGCCCACAACGGCGTGGACTACGGCACCCCCATTGGCACCCCCGTGTGGGCGGTGGCGGACGGCACGGTGACGCAGGCGGGCTACGCGGGCGCCGCCGGCAACATGGTGGTCATCCGCCACGCCAACGGCTTCGAGACGCAGTACATGCACCTGTCCCGCTTCGGCGAGGGTGTCCGCGCGGGCGCGCGCGTGCGGCAGAAGCAGGTCATCGCCTACTCCGGCAACACCGGCCGCTCCACCGGCCCGCACCTGCACTTCGGCCTCAAGCGCCACGGCAAGTACACCAACCCGCTCAACCAGCAGTACCCCCGCGCGGACCCGCTGCCCAAGGAGCTGCTGCCGGACTTCCTCGCCAAGGCGCAGGAGCTGACGGCGCAGATGGAGGCCGTGTCCGTGGCCGCCGTCGCCGGGAAGGCCGCGGCGCTGCCTTGA